In one Brienomyrus brachyistius isolate T26 chromosome 5, BBRACH_0.4, whole genome shotgun sequence genomic region, the following are encoded:
- the LOC125742578 gene encoding xylosyltransferase 1-like isoform X1 — MVGASCARRLARRSRSALIAALTVLLLQTLIVWNFSSLDPGDGATSAGSSVREKRGAAGAGNVAGDSLKGGQHRPLPPGKGSDRRGQQPDGFRSHRPKEKVRVDSNNENSVPKDFENIDNSNFGARSHPQRRTAGHGRGRLGEGAAPPPRGTGKASDEVIHYDGAEAVSQASPASPGPNRTRSASTGRAGGLQQPEERRGGAQPAGKPAPATSQITYEQPPKCEIGGKEAISALSRAKSKECRQQIAEVYCRHKEGRLMPERVTRYCPLEGKANVNVHWEDESWEGAPPNPVRIAFMLVIHGRAARQFQRLFKAIYHTAHFYYVHVDERSSYLHRQVVALLRQYPNVRVTPWRMSTIWGGASLLTMYLRSMKDLLAMSDWSWDFFINLSAADYPIRTNDQLVAFLTKYRDMNFIKSHGRDNARFIRKQGLDRLFYECDTHMWRLGDRKIPEGISVDGGSDWFLLNRPFVEYVVTSRDDLVTSMKRFYSYTLLPAESFFHTVLENSAHCGSMVDNNLRITNWNRKLGCKCQYKHIVDWCGCSPNDFKPADFHRFQQTARPTFFARKFEASVNQEVVNQLDAFLFGSVPADTLGLKAYWENVFDEADGVHSLTDAQLTYYHAFGRMGLARAASSLQGDGRDRSCRYSPTGHPASVHLYFLSDQFQGYLVRHRATNLATGKLETLETWVMPRKVFKMPSKPNGGVSRLQFAEIGTDWDAKERMFRNFGGLMGPLDEPIGMQKWGKGPNVTVTVVWIDPTNVIAATYDILVDAGAEFTHYRPPLNLPLRPGVWTVRVLHHWNPVAETRFLITPLTYSRQQPIQQGDTLKLHNGPTKNSYMEQSFHGLNPVLNIPVHLGQVEAAKRNAALTGPELERWVDGLVGVLWAAADVCTVGSSACPVTQACRKTAWSSLSPDPKSQLGPPRADGRIR; from the exons GACGGCTTCCGCTCTCACCGGCCTAAGGAGAAAGTTCGGGTCGACAGCAACAACGAGAACTCCGTGCCCAAGGACTTTGAGAACATTGACAACAGCAACTTTGGGGCACGCTCGCACCCGCAGAGGCGGACGGCCGGCCATGGACGGGGGCGGCTCGGTGAGGGGGCAGCGCCGCCCCCCCGTGGCACGGGCAAGGCCTCCGATGAGGTCATCCACTACGACGGTGCTGAGGCCGTCTCACAGGCCTCGCCGGCCTCGCCGGGTCCCAACCGCACACGCTCTGCGAGCACCGGCCGGGCAGGTGGCttgcagcagccagaggaaaGGCGTGGGGGCGCCCAGCCGGCCGGCAAGCCAGCCCCCGCCACCTCGCAGATCACGTACGAGCAGCCGCCGAAGTGCGAGATCGGTGGCAAAGAGGCCATCTCGGCGCTGTCCCGTGCCAAGAGCAAGGAGTGCCGACAGCAGATCGCCGAGGTGTACTGCCGTCACAAGGAGGGCCGGCTTATGCCAGAGAGGGTTACTCgctactgccccctggagg GCAAAGCCAATGTCAACGTGCACTGGGAGGACGAGTCTTGGGAGGGGGCGCCGCCGAACCCCGTCCGCATCGCCTTCATGCTGGTGATCCACGGCCGGGCTGCCCGCCAGTTCCAGAGACTCTTCAAAGCCATTTACCACACAGCCCATTTCTACTATGTCCACGTCGACGag CGTTCCAGCTACCTGCACCGCCAAGTGGTGGCGCTCTTGAGGCAGTATCCCAATGTGCGGGTGACGCCGTGGCGCATGTCCACCATCTGGGGCGGagccagcctgctgaccatgtACTTGCGGAGCATGAAGGACCTCCTGGCCATGAGCGACTGGAGCTGGGACTTCTTCATCAACCTCAGCGCTGCTGACTATCCAATCAG GACCAATGATCAGCTGGTAGCCTTCCTGACCAAATACCGCGACATGAATTTCATCAAGTCCCACGGGAGAGACAACGCCCG GTTTATCCGCAAGCAAGGCCTGGATCGCCTCTTCTATGAATGCGACACCCACATGTGGAGGTTGGGCGACCGCAAGATCCCCGAGGGCATTTCCGTGGACGGGGgctctgattggttcctgctCAACCGCCCCTTCGTGGAGTACGTGGTCACCTCCCGCGATGACCTAGTCACCAGCATGAAACGCTTCTACTCCTATACCCTGCTGCCTGCAGAG TCGTTCTTCCACACGGTCCTGGAGAACAGCGCCCACTGCGGGAGCATGGTGGACAACAACCTGCGCATCACCAACTGGAACCGCAAGCTGGGTTGTAAGTGCCAGTACAAGCACATCGTGGACTGGTGCGGCTGCTCGCCCAACGACTTCAAGCCGGCCGACTTCCACCGCTTCCAG CAGACAGCCAGGCCCACCTTCTTCGCCCGCAAGTTCGAGGCGAGCGTGAACCAGGAGGTCGTGAACCAGCTGGACGCCTTCCTGTTTGGCTCAGTGCCCGCCGACACACTCGGCCTCAAAGCATACTGGGAGAACGTCTTCGATGAGGCCGATGGCGTGCACAGCCTGACGGACGCCCAGCTCACGTACTACCACGCTTTCGGCCGCATGGGGCTGGCCCGCGCCGCCAGCTCGCTGCAGGGAGATGGCCGCGACCGCAGCTGCAG GTATTCCCCGACGGGCCACCCAGCCTCCGTCCACCTCTACTTTTTGTCCGACCAATTCCAGGGTTACCTGGTAAGGCATCGTGCCACCAACCTGGCCACTGGGAAGCTGGAGACACTAGAGACCTGGGTCATGCCCAGAAAGGTCTTCAAGATGCCCAGCAAACCCAATGGTGGCGTgagcaggctgcagtttgctgaG ATCGGAACAGACTGGGACGCCAAGGAGAGGATGTTCCGCAACTTTGGGGGCCTGATGGGGCCCCTGGACGAGCCCATCGGGATGCAGAAGTGGGGCAAAGGGCCcaatgtgacagtgacagtggtcTGGATCGACCCCACCAATGTCATTGCCGCCACCTACGACATCCTGGTGGACGCCGGTGCCGAGTTCACGCACTACAGGCCCCCGCTGAACCTGCCGCTGCGGCCCGGTGTCTGGACGGTACGCGTGCTGCACCACTGGAACCCTGTGGCTGAAACGCGTTTCCTGATCACGCCGCTGACCTACAGCCGACAGCAGCCCATCCAGCAAG gcGACACCCTGAAGCTCCACAACGGCCCCACCAAGAACAGCTACATGGAGCAGAGCTTTCACGGCCTGAACCCCGTGCTGAACATCCCCGTGCACCTGGGCCAGGTGGAGGCGGCCAAGAGGAACGCCGCACTGACGGGGCCCGAGCTGGAGCGCTGGGTGGACGGCCtggtgggggtgctgtgggccGCGGCGGACGTCTGTACTGTGGGGTCCAGTGCCTGTCCCGTCACACAGGCGTGCCGGAAGACGGCCTGGAGTTCCCTTAGCCCTGACCCTAAATCCCAACTGGGACCGCCTCGGGCTGATGGCCGCATCAGgtag
- the LOC125742578 gene encoding xylosyltransferase 1-like isoform X2 translates to MHTYLHDGFRSHRPKEKVRVDSNNENSVPKDFENIDNSNFGARSHPQRRTAGHGRGRLGEGAAPPPRGTGKASDEVIHYDGAEAVSQASPASPGPNRTRSASTGRAGGLQQPEERRGGAQPAGKPAPATSQITYEQPPKCEIGGKEAISALSRAKSKECRQQIAEVYCRHKEGRLMPERVTRYCPLEGKANVNVHWEDESWEGAPPNPVRIAFMLVIHGRAARQFQRLFKAIYHTAHFYYVHVDERSSYLHRQVVALLRQYPNVRVTPWRMSTIWGGASLLTMYLRSMKDLLAMSDWSWDFFINLSAADYPIRTNDQLVAFLTKYRDMNFIKSHGRDNARFIRKQGLDRLFYECDTHMWRLGDRKIPEGISVDGGSDWFLLNRPFVEYVVTSRDDLVTSMKRFYSYTLLPAESFFHTVLENSAHCGSMVDNNLRITNWNRKLGCKCQYKHIVDWCGCSPNDFKPADFHRFQQTARPTFFARKFEASVNQEVVNQLDAFLFGSVPADTLGLKAYWENVFDEADGVHSLTDAQLTYYHAFGRMGLARAASSLQGDGRDRSCRYSPTGHPASVHLYFLSDQFQGYLVRHRATNLATGKLETLETWVMPRKVFKMPSKPNGGVSRLQFAEIGTDWDAKERMFRNFGGLMGPLDEPIGMQKWGKGPNVTVTVVWIDPTNVIAATYDILVDAGAEFTHYRPPLNLPLRPGVWTVRVLHHWNPVAETRFLITPLTYSRQQPIQQGDTLKLHNGPTKNSYMEQSFHGLNPVLNIPVHLGQVEAAKRNAALTGPELERWVDGLVGVLWAAADVCTVGSSACPVTQACRKTAWSSLSPDPKSQLGPPRADGRIR, encoded by the exons GACGGCTTCCGCTCTCACCGGCCTAAGGAGAAAGTTCGGGTCGACAGCAACAACGAGAACTCCGTGCCCAAGGACTTTGAGAACATTGACAACAGCAACTTTGGGGCACGCTCGCACCCGCAGAGGCGGACGGCCGGCCATGGACGGGGGCGGCTCGGTGAGGGGGCAGCGCCGCCCCCCCGTGGCACGGGCAAGGCCTCCGATGAGGTCATCCACTACGACGGTGCTGAGGCCGTCTCACAGGCCTCGCCGGCCTCGCCGGGTCCCAACCGCACACGCTCTGCGAGCACCGGCCGGGCAGGTGGCttgcagcagccagaggaaaGGCGTGGGGGCGCCCAGCCGGCCGGCAAGCCAGCCCCCGCCACCTCGCAGATCACGTACGAGCAGCCGCCGAAGTGCGAGATCGGTGGCAAAGAGGCCATCTCGGCGCTGTCCCGTGCCAAGAGCAAGGAGTGCCGACAGCAGATCGCCGAGGTGTACTGCCGTCACAAGGAGGGCCGGCTTATGCCAGAGAGGGTTACTCgctactgccccctggagg GCAAAGCCAATGTCAACGTGCACTGGGAGGACGAGTCTTGGGAGGGGGCGCCGCCGAACCCCGTCCGCATCGCCTTCATGCTGGTGATCCACGGCCGGGCTGCCCGCCAGTTCCAGAGACTCTTCAAAGCCATTTACCACACAGCCCATTTCTACTATGTCCACGTCGACGag CGTTCCAGCTACCTGCACCGCCAAGTGGTGGCGCTCTTGAGGCAGTATCCCAATGTGCGGGTGACGCCGTGGCGCATGTCCACCATCTGGGGCGGagccagcctgctgaccatgtACTTGCGGAGCATGAAGGACCTCCTGGCCATGAGCGACTGGAGCTGGGACTTCTTCATCAACCTCAGCGCTGCTGACTATCCAATCAG GACCAATGATCAGCTGGTAGCCTTCCTGACCAAATACCGCGACATGAATTTCATCAAGTCCCACGGGAGAGACAACGCCCG GTTTATCCGCAAGCAAGGCCTGGATCGCCTCTTCTATGAATGCGACACCCACATGTGGAGGTTGGGCGACCGCAAGATCCCCGAGGGCATTTCCGTGGACGGGGgctctgattggttcctgctCAACCGCCCCTTCGTGGAGTACGTGGTCACCTCCCGCGATGACCTAGTCACCAGCATGAAACGCTTCTACTCCTATACCCTGCTGCCTGCAGAG TCGTTCTTCCACACGGTCCTGGAGAACAGCGCCCACTGCGGGAGCATGGTGGACAACAACCTGCGCATCACCAACTGGAACCGCAAGCTGGGTTGTAAGTGCCAGTACAAGCACATCGTGGACTGGTGCGGCTGCTCGCCCAACGACTTCAAGCCGGCCGACTTCCACCGCTTCCAG CAGACAGCCAGGCCCACCTTCTTCGCCCGCAAGTTCGAGGCGAGCGTGAACCAGGAGGTCGTGAACCAGCTGGACGCCTTCCTGTTTGGCTCAGTGCCCGCCGACACACTCGGCCTCAAAGCATACTGGGAGAACGTCTTCGATGAGGCCGATGGCGTGCACAGCCTGACGGACGCCCAGCTCACGTACTACCACGCTTTCGGCCGCATGGGGCTGGCCCGCGCCGCCAGCTCGCTGCAGGGAGATGGCCGCGACCGCAGCTGCAG GTATTCCCCGACGGGCCACCCAGCCTCCGTCCACCTCTACTTTTTGTCCGACCAATTCCAGGGTTACCTGGTAAGGCATCGTGCCACCAACCTGGCCACTGGGAAGCTGGAGACACTAGAGACCTGGGTCATGCCCAGAAAGGTCTTCAAGATGCCCAGCAAACCCAATGGTGGCGTgagcaggctgcagtttgctgaG ATCGGAACAGACTGGGACGCCAAGGAGAGGATGTTCCGCAACTTTGGGGGCCTGATGGGGCCCCTGGACGAGCCCATCGGGATGCAGAAGTGGGGCAAAGGGCCcaatgtgacagtgacagtggtcTGGATCGACCCCACCAATGTCATTGCCGCCACCTACGACATCCTGGTGGACGCCGGTGCCGAGTTCACGCACTACAGGCCCCCGCTGAACCTGCCGCTGCGGCCCGGTGTCTGGACGGTACGCGTGCTGCACCACTGGAACCCTGTGGCTGAAACGCGTTTCCTGATCACGCCGCTGACCTACAGCCGACAGCAGCCCATCCAGCAAG gcGACACCCTGAAGCTCCACAACGGCCCCACCAAGAACAGCTACATGGAGCAGAGCTTTCACGGCCTGAACCCCGTGCTGAACATCCCCGTGCACCTGGGCCAGGTGGAGGCGGCCAAGAGGAACGCCGCACTGACGGGGCCCGAGCTGGAGCGCTGGGTGGACGGCCtggtgggggtgctgtgggccGCGGCGGACGTCTGTACTGTGGGGTCCAGTGCCTGTCCCGTCACACAGGCGTGCCGGAAGACGGCCTGGAGTTCCCTTAGCCCTGACCCTAAATCCCAACTGGGACCGCCTCGGGCTGATGGCCGCATCAGgtag
- the LOC125742578 gene encoding xylosyltransferase 1-like isoform X3: protein MDGFRSHRPKEKVRVDSNNENSVPKDFENIDNSNFGARSHPQRRTAGHGRGRLGEGAAPPPRGTGKASDEVIHYDGAEAVSQASPASPGPNRTRSASTGRAGGLQQPEERRGGAQPAGKPAPATSQITYEQPPKCEIGGKEAISALSRAKSKECRQQIAEVYCRHKEGRLMPERVTRYCPLEGKANVNVHWEDESWEGAPPNPVRIAFMLVIHGRAARQFQRLFKAIYHTAHFYYVHVDERSSYLHRQVVALLRQYPNVRVTPWRMSTIWGGASLLTMYLRSMKDLLAMSDWSWDFFINLSAADYPIRTNDQLVAFLTKYRDMNFIKSHGRDNARFIRKQGLDRLFYECDTHMWRLGDRKIPEGISVDGGSDWFLLNRPFVEYVVTSRDDLVTSMKRFYSYTLLPAESFFHTVLENSAHCGSMVDNNLRITNWNRKLGCKCQYKHIVDWCGCSPNDFKPADFHRFQQTARPTFFARKFEASVNQEVVNQLDAFLFGSVPADTLGLKAYWENVFDEADGVHSLTDAQLTYYHAFGRMGLARAASSLQGDGRDRSCRYSPTGHPASVHLYFLSDQFQGYLVRHRATNLATGKLETLETWVMPRKVFKMPSKPNGGVSRLQFAEIGTDWDAKERMFRNFGGLMGPLDEPIGMQKWGKGPNVTVTVVWIDPTNVIAATYDILVDAGAEFTHYRPPLNLPLRPGVWTVRVLHHWNPVAETRFLITPLTYSRQQPIQQGDTLKLHNGPTKNSYMEQSFHGLNPVLNIPVHLGQVEAAKRNAALTGPELERWVDGLVGVLWAAADVCTVGSSACPVTQACRKTAWSSLSPDPKSQLGPPRADGRIR, encoded by the exons GACGGCTTCCGCTCTCACCGGCCTAAGGAGAAAGTTCGGGTCGACAGCAACAACGAGAACTCCGTGCCCAAGGACTTTGAGAACATTGACAACAGCAACTTTGGGGCACGCTCGCACCCGCAGAGGCGGACGGCCGGCCATGGACGGGGGCGGCTCGGTGAGGGGGCAGCGCCGCCCCCCCGTGGCACGGGCAAGGCCTCCGATGAGGTCATCCACTACGACGGTGCTGAGGCCGTCTCACAGGCCTCGCCGGCCTCGCCGGGTCCCAACCGCACACGCTCTGCGAGCACCGGCCGGGCAGGTGGCttgcagcagccagaggaaaGGCGTGGGGGCGCCCAGCCGGCCGGCAAGCCAGCCCCCGCCACCTCGCAGATCACGTACGAGCAGCCGCCGAAGTGCGAGATCGGTGGCAAAGAGGCCATCTCGGCGCTGTCCCGTGCCAAGAGCAAGGAGTGCCGACAGCAGATCGCCGAGGTGTACTGCCGTCACAAGGAGGGCCGGCTTATGCCAGAGAGGGTTACTCgctactgccccctggagg GCAAAGCCAATGTCAACGTGCACTGGGAGGACGAGTCTTGGGAGGGGGCGCCGCCGAACCCCGTCCGCATCGCCTTCATGCTGGTGATCCACGGCCGGGCTGCCCGCCAGTTCCAGAGACTCTTCAAAGCCATTTACCACACAGCCCATTTCTACTATGTCCACGTCGACGag CGTTCCAGCTACCTGCACCGCCAAGTGGTGGCGCTCTTGAGGCAGTATCCCAATGTGCGGGTGACGCCGTGGCGCATGTCCACCATCTGGGGCGGagccagcctgctgaccatgtACTTGCGGAGCATGAAGGACCTCCTGGCCATGAGCGACTGGAGCTGGGACTTCTTCATCAACCTCAGCGCTGCTGACTATCCAATCAG GACCAATGATCAGCTGGTAGCCTTCCTGACCAAATACCGCGACATGAATTTCATCAAGTCCCACGGGAGAGACAACGCCCG GTTTATCCGCAAGCAAGGCCTGGATCGCCTCTTCTATGAATGCGACACCCACATGTGGAGGTTGGGCGACCGCAAGATCCCCGAGGGCATTTCCGTGGACGGGGgctctgattggttcctgctCAACCGCCCCTTCGTGGAGTACGTGGTCACCTCCCGCGATGACCTAGTCACCAGCATGAAACGCTTCTACTCCTATACCCTGCTGCCTGCAGAG TCGTTCTTCCACACGGTCCTGGAGAACAGCGCCCACTGCGGGAGCATGGTGGACAACAACCTGCGCATCACCAACTGGAACCGCAAGCTGGGTTGTAAGTGCCAGTACAAGCACATCGTGGACTGGTGCGGCTGCTCGCCCAACGACTTCAAGCCGGCCGACTTCCACCGCTTCCAG CAGACAGCCAGGCCCACCTTCTTCGCCCGCAAGTTCGAGGCGAGCGTGAACCAGGAGGTCGTGAACCAGCTGGACGCCTTCCTGTTTGGCTCAGTGCCCGCCGACACACTCGGCCTCAAAGCATACTGGGAGAACGTCTTCGATGAGGCCGATGGCGTGCACAGCCTGACGGACGCCCAGCTCACGTACTACCACGCTTTCGGCCGCATGGGGCTGGCCCGCGCCGCCAGCTCGCTGCAGGGAGATGGCCGCGACCGCAGCTGCAG GTATTCCCCGACGGGCCACCCAGCCTCCGTCCACCTCTACTTTTTGTCCGACCAATTCCAGGGTTACCTGGTAAGGCATCGTGCCACCAACCTGGCCACTGGGAAGCTGGAGACACTAGAGACCTGGGTCATGCCCAGAAAGGTCTTCAAGATGCCCAGCAAACCCAATGGTGGCGTgagcaggctgcagtttgctgaG ATCGGAACAGACTGGGACGCCAAGGAGAGGATGTTCCGCAACTTTGGGGGCCTGATGGGGCCCCTGGACGAGCCCATCGGGATGCAGAAGTGGGGCAAAGGGCCcaatgtgacagtgacagtggtcTGGATCGACCCCACCAATGTCATTGCCGCCACCTACGACATCCTGGTGGACGCCGGTGCCGAGTTCACGCACTACAGGCCCCCGCTGAACCTGCCGCTGCGGCCCGGTGTCTGGACGGTACGCGTGCTGCACCACTGGAACCCTGTGGCTGAAACGCGTTTCCTGATCACGCCGCTGACCTACAGCCGACAGCAGCCCATCCAGCAAG gcGACACCCTGAAGCTCCACAACGGCCCCACCAAGAACAGCTACATGGAGCAGAGCTTTCACGGCCTGAACCCCGTGCTGAACATCCCCGTGCACCTGGGCCAGGTGGAGGCGGCCAAGAGGAACGCCGCACTGACGGGGCCCGAGCTGGAGCGCTGGGTGGACGGCCtggtgggggtgctgtgggccGCGGCGGACGTCTGTACTGTGGGGTCCAGTGCCTGTCCCGTCACACAGGCGTGCCGGAAGACGGCCTGGAGTTCCCTTAGCCCTGACCCTAAATCCCAACTGGGACCGCCTCGGGCTGATGGCCGCATCAGgtag